A window from Citrus sinensis cultivar Valencia sweet orange chromosome 5, DVS_A1.0, whole genome shotgun sequence encodes these proteins:
- the LOC102622538 gene encoding ethylene-responsive transcription factor ERF014 has product MVKTEQRIEQEISSKKMPSTSKSKSKSSSSPAAAAGCKKMKKYKGVRMRSWGSWVSEIRAPNQKTRIWLGSYSTAEAAARAYDAALICLKGSSANLNFPITSSHYIPDTVMSPKSIQRVAAAAANRFVNDNIIDNNATTIDTTTPPISPPLPSSSYLSSSSSSSISSPSLSSSPPDQVDDDVSLMHSLGSYSEPIPMMEQLSWYNFDGIQSPKYVDQMFSSFDQLLPTIDDFLEDGDIRLWSFC; this is encoded by the coding sequence ATGGTGAAGACTGAGCAAAGGATCGAACAAGAGATATCGTCAAAGAAAATGCCAtcaacatcaaaatcaaaatcaaaatcatcatcatcaccagcagcagcagcagggtgcaagaagatgaagaagtaCAAGGGAGTGAGAATGAGGAGCTGGGGTTCATGGGTGTCAGAGATTAGGGCGCCAAATCAAAAGACAAGAATATGGTTAGGTTCTTATTCAACGGCAGAAGCAGCTGCTAGGGCTTATGATGCTGCACTCATATGCCTCAAAGGTTCGTCAGCAAATCTCAACTTTCCCATCACTTCCTCTCATTACATTCCTGATACTGTTATGTCTCCTAAATCCATCCAAAGAgtagctgctgctgctgccaaTCGTTTTGTCAATGACAATATTATTGACAATAATGCCACCACTATTGATACTACCACCCCACCAATATCACCTCCTCTCCCTTCCTCCTCctatttatcatcatcatcgtcatcatcaaTCTCATCGCCATCATTGTCCTCCTCACCGCCTGATCAAGTTGATGATGATGTATCCCTGATGCATTCCCTTGGGTCCTACAGCGAACCCATTCCAATGATGGAACAACTCTCATGGTACAACTTTGACGGGATTCAATCACCAAAGTATGTTGATCAAATGTTCTCGTCTTTTGATCAACTACTCCCGACGATCGATGATTTTTTGGAAGATGGAGATATTCGTTTATGGAGTTTCTGCTGA